In Janthinobacterium sp. 67, a genomic segment contains:
- a CDS encoding ABC transporter permease subunit, with the protein MTTSTTSGAARAGEPFNASNLMRRLGMLPVLVVLYLAMYGLTVYFSADGTSTFMTSTNTMNIFRQVSINIVLASGMTFVILTSGIDLSVGSVLAVSAVAGMLMSLSAQFAGFSIPAFLIVGLLLGALNGVLVALVGLNPFVVTLGTMTALRGAAYLLADGTSVLNTEIPSFEWMGNGSFLAVPWLIWLAAAVVLLTWFILRKTTLGLHIYAVGGNIQAARLTGIKVGLVLMFVYTISGLFAGLGGAMSASRLYAANGNWGTGYELDAIAAVVLGGTSLMGGVGSVWGTVIGALIIGVMNNGLTILGLSSFWQYVAKGVVIVLAVILDKWRQSHAQN; encoded by the coding sequence ATGACAACGAGTACCACCAGCGGCGCGGCGCGCGCCGGCGAACCCTTCAATGCCTCGAACCTGATGCGCCGCCTGGGCATGCTGCCCGTGCTGGTGGTGCTCTACCTGGCCATGTACGGCCTGACCGTGTACTTCTCGGCCGACGGCACGTCCACGTTCATGACCAGCACCAACACCATGAACATCTTCCGCCAGGTGTCGATCAATATCGTGCTGGCGTCCGGCATGACCTTCGTCATTCTGACCAGCGGCATTGACCTGTCCGTCGGCTCCGTGCTGGCCGTCTCGGCCGTGGCAGGCATGCTGATGTCCTTGTCGGCGCAGTTCGCCGGCTTCTCGATTCCCGCCTTCCTCATCGTCGGCCTGCTGCTGGGCGCGCTGAACGGCGTGCTCGTCGCCCTCGTCGGCCTGAACCCCTTCGTCGTGACCCTGGGCACCATGACTGCCCTGCGCGGCGCGGCCTACCTGCTGGCGGACGGCACCAGCGTGCTGAACACGGAAATCCCCAGCTTCGAATGGATGGGTAACGGCAGCTTCCTGGCCGTGCCCTGGCTGATCTGGCTGGCCGCCGCCGTCGTGCTGCTGACTTGGTTCATCCTGCGCAAGACCACCCTGGGCCTGCATATCTACGCCGTCGGCGGCAATATCCAGGCAGCCCGCCTGACGGGTATCAAGGTCGGCCTCGTGCTGATGTTTGTCTACACGATCAGCGGCCTGTTCGCCGGTTTGGGCGGCGCCATGTCGGCCAGCCGTCTGTATGCGGCCAACGGCAACTGGGGCACGGGCTATGAACTTGATGCGATCGCGGCCGTCGTGCTGGGCGGCACGAGCCTGATGGGCGGCGTCGGTTCCGTCTGGGGCACCGTCATCGGCGCCCTGATCATCGGCGTGATGAACAACGGCTTGACGATCCTGGGACTGTCGTCGTTCTGGCAGTACGTGGCGAAAGGCGTCGTGATCGTGCTGGCCGTGATCCTCGACAAATGGCGCCAGTCGCACGCGCAGAACTGA